Genomic window (Thomasclavelia spiroformis DSM 1552):
GATATTAAATCATACAACTTAGATGAATATTATGGATTAGAAAAAACACATCCACAAAGTTATTATTATTTTATGCAAGAGCATTTATTTTCAAGTATTGATATTAAACCTGAAAATATCCATGTACCAAGTGGAGCAGGGGATATTCAAGAAAACTGTGATGAATATAATAAAATGTTAGCTGAAAATCCTATTGATATTCAATTATTAGGTATTGGTTCAAATGGACATATTGGTTTCAATGAACCAGGAACATCATTTGATGCAGTTACGCATAAGGTTGATCTAAAGCAAAGCACTATTGAAGATAATGCACGATTATTTTTTGATGGCAAAATTGATGATGTGCCAAAACAAGCAATTAGTATGGGAATTAAAAATATAATGAATGCAAAAAGTATCTTGATTTTAGCATTTGGTAAAGGTAAAGCTGAAGCTGTAAAAGGAATGATTGAGGGTCCAGTTACAACTGATCTTCCTGCAAGTGTTTTACAAAATCATGATGATGTAACAGTTATTATTGATAAAGATGCTGCATCTCTTTTAACAAAATAATTATTAACAGAAAGATTTAAAAATCTTTCTTTTTTTACACATTTTAGCAAAATATGTAAAGAATTATTGGAGGAACTTGAATGACAAAAAAAATATTTGAGCATGTAGCAATGAATGAAAATAATCCCGATTTTCAAAAAGCAATATCTCGATTACAACCACTATATCAAAGAAGTAATGATTTAAGAAGTGAATTTGGACGTGATTATACACGCATTATTTTTAGCTTAGCTTATCGTCGCTTAAAACATAAAACACAAGTCTTTTTTGCAGTAAAAGATGATCATGTATGTACAAGAAGTGAACATGTAAATTTAGTAGAGTCAATAAGTTATACAATTGCAAATTATTTAGGTCTTAATACAGAATTAACCAAAGCTATTGCAGTTGGACATGATTTAGGTCATGCTCCGTTTGGTCATGGTGGAGAGCGTATAATTGATGAAATTGCAAAGGAATATGGATTACAATCGTTCTGGCATGAGCAAAATAGTTTACATTTTATTGATGAAATAGAAACATTAGAAGATAATTCACATCATCATCATAATTTAAATTTAACGTATGCTATCCGTGATGGAATAATTTCACATTGTGGTGAAATGAATCAAAAAAATATAATTAAACGTGAAGAATATATTGATTTAAATAATTATACTAAAGCAGGTCTGTATAACCCTTATACATGGGAAGGATGCGTTGTTAAAATGTCAGATAAGATTGCATATCTTGCAAGAGATATTGAAGATGCTTTAAGATTAAAAGTATTAAAACAGACAAAAGTTGATAAATTAAAATTATTAATAAATAATGTTTGTAAAGAATATAAATTTACAGCAATTAATAATGGAACAATAGTAAATTATTTTATTCAAGATGTTTGTAAAAATAGTAATTTAAGCGATGGCATAGCATTATCTGATGAAGCACATGAAATTATGAAAATAATTATGAAATTCAATTATGAAAATATTTATTTAATCGACAGATTAAAAATACATGCTAATTATGTCAAATTAATATTAAATTCGATTTTTGATTTCTTATTAAAATATGATAAATTAGCAAAAGAAAAAAACACTAGTATAATTGATGAATTATCAAAAGATCGTAATAATTATCCTCAAATTATTGATAGTTTTATATGTTGGTTAGAAAAATATAGTAAAATAATAGGAATGAAACGTCCTGAAATATATCAAAATAAGATAATATATGATTTTACAAAAGATGACAAAGCAATTATTAGATGTATAATTGATTATTTATCTGGAATGTCTGATGAATACATTATTAAAATATTTAATGAATTAATTTCATTTTAGTATTTATACTTAAATTCTAATCATAAATATGTTAAACTTATGACTAATGAGGGGGTGAAAATATTGCCTATTAAAATACCAAATGACTTGCCAGCAAGCAAAATTTTAAAAGATGAAAATATATTTGTAATGGATGAAAATAGGGCTTTAACACAGCAAATTCGACCATTAAAATTATTAATTTTAAATATAATGCCTACAAAAATAGTAACAGAGACACAATTATTGAGAATGCTATCAAATACGCCACTACAAATAGAAGTTGATTGGATTCATATGGCAAGTCATGAATCTAAAAATATATCTCAAGAACATCTTTTAGCATTTTATAAAACATTTGATGAAATAAAAGAAAATCGTTATGATGGTTTGATTATAACAGGTGCGCCAGTAGAAAGATTAGAATTTGAAGATGTTGATTATTGGCAAGAAATGGAAAAAATCCTAGAATGGTCAAAAAGGCATGTATTTAGTTCATTTTTTATTTGTTGGGCATCACAAGCAGCACTTTATCATTTTTATGGAATTAAAAAATATGAGTTAAAAGAAAAATTAACTGGGGTATATTGCCATCATACTAATGTAGAAAAAATGAAACGTAAAATTTTACGAGGTTTTGATTATCAATTTTATGCACCACATTCTAGATATACAACAATCAAAAGGGAAGATATAGAATTAATTGATAATTTAGATATTTTAGCAAGTAGTAATGAAGCAGGAGTATATCTTATTGCTGAAAAAGATGGTTCTCGTTTTTTTGTAACAGGACATCCTGAATATGATCCTGATACATTAGATAAAGAATATAGACGAGATCTTGCGATTTCAAATGATGCAACTATGCCAAAAAATTATTATGAAAATGATGATATTAATGGAGAAATATTAGTGAAGTGGCGTTCTCATGCATATTTATTATTCAGTAATTGGTTAAACTATTATGTATATCAATTAACACCTTATGACTTAGATGATCTAGAGGAAATAAAAAAAAATCAATAGTAAGAAATTAGTTATTGTAACTGATTTCTTTTATTTTATATAAAATAAAAAATTATAAATTCTAGATTTTTTTATTGCTGTTTCGTAAATAATCCAGCGATATCTTTTGTAAAAACTATGAAAGGAATTGACATGTTAAGTTATTTTAACTGTCGCTATAGAGGCAACAGGCTACGATTCTAATATGATGTTACAGGGTACATTGTTTGCATTTATAACGGTTAATATTGATTAGGAAAAATGAAAGAATTATACAGTTATAATATCCGATATATGTGACTGGTTAATGATAAAACTCTTTTTTACGGTTTTTCAAAGATTTATATTAGAAAATGGTACTATGTCAAGAAAAAGTGCCAGTTAAATAGAGAAATGTCAGTAAAATGAAAACAGTATACAAAGTTTTTTTAAGTGGAATAAAATTGTTCATAAGCCATACCTCCAAAAGTTCATACTTATAAACAATTGGTTTATTATTCATAAAAGATATGAATAATAAGTTTCACAAACTCATTTAAATGTCAACACTTTTTTATAAAAAAAGAGGACACTAATATAAGATATCAGTGTCTATAATGTCATTTCCTTAACTTAATGACATTGGCTAGGTCAGTGGCTTTATTAATTTTCTCTTCTTTTTGTCAGCTTAATTCCAACTAAACTTAATAACGCTAATCCTGCAAACATTCCAACTAAATCACTATCTCCAGTTTTTACACTTATGGTATCACCATTACTTACTGGTGTTGTCGTAGTATTGTCTATTGGTGTGTTATCTCTAGGTGTTGTTATATTTGTTTCTAAGCTATTGATTGCTTTTTCTAATACATCTTTTGCATTGTCT
Coding sequences:
- the nagB gene encoding glucosamine-6-phosphate deaminase; protein product: MKVIICENYEEASQKAADIMLEVVKNKPTANLGLATGSTPIKMYELMVKDHKENGTSYQDIKSYNLDEYYGLEKTHPQSYYYFMQEHLFSSIDIKPENIHVPSGAGDIQENCDEYNKMLAENPIDIQLLGIGSNGHIGFNEPGTSFDAVTHKVDLKQSTIEDNARLFFDGKIDDVPKQAISMGIKNIMNAKSILILAFGKGKAEAVKGMIEGPVTTDLPASVLQNHDDVTVIIDKDAASLLTK
- the metA gene encoding homoserine O-acetyltransferase MetA, producing the protein MPIKIPNDLPASKILKDENIFVMDENRALTQQIRPLKLLILNIMPTKIVTETQLLRMLSNTPLQIEVDWIHMASHESKNISQEHLLAFYKTFDEIKENRYDGLIITGAPVERLEFEDVDYWQEMEKILEWSKRHVFSSFFICWASQAALYHFYGIKKYELKEKLTGVYCHHTNVEKMKRKILRGFDYQFYAPHSRYTTIKREDIELIDNLDILASSNEAGVYLIAEKDGSRFFVTGHPEYDPDTLDKEYRRDLAISNDATMPKNYYENDDINGEILVKWRSHAYLLFSNWLNYYVYQLTPYDLDDLEEIKKNQ
- a CDS encoding deoxyguanosinetriphosphate triphosphohydrolase family protein, with the translated sequence MTKKIFEHVAMNENNPDFQKAISRLQPLYQRSNDLRSEFGRDYTRIIFSLAYRRLKHKTQVFFAVKDDHVCTRSEHVNLVESISYTIANYLGLNTELTKAIAVGHDLGHAPFGHGGERIIDEIAKEYGLQSFWHEQNSLHFIDEIETLEDNSHHHHNLNLTYAIRDGIISHCGEMNQKNIIKREEYIDLNNYTKAGLYNPYTWEGCVVKMSDKIAYLARDIEDALRLKVLKQTKVDKLKLLINNVCKEYKFTAINNGTIVNYFIQDVCKNSNLSDGIALSDEAHEIMKIIMKFNYENIYLIDRLKIHANYVKLILNSIFDFLLKYDKLAKEKNTSIIDELSKDRNNYPQIIDSFICWLEKYSKIIGMKRPEIYQNKIIYDFTKDDKAIIRCIIDYLSGMSDEYIIKIFNELISF